A stretch of Nocardia fluminea DNA encodes these proteins:
- a CDS encoding class I SAM-dependent methyltransferase, with protein sequence MTEAEQSSEQFADRLFGAALGAIDILAVHLGDRLGWYRALVEGGPADAGELIARAGGDRRYAQEWLEQQAATEILTVTADGKFVLPGGAAEVLTDPKSLNYLAPLARMLAGAAAQMPALVRAYRDGGGVGWSEYGADMRESQSDMNRPWFEQRLATDLAGVADVHALLSRPGAMAADIGSGGGWSAIALARAYPDLAVDGYDIDQPSVRMATENAAELGDRVRFHHADAATDLPESAYDALFAFECLHDMPHPVEVLTSMRKALRPGGAVIIMDEAVAPEFTAPASDIDRLMYGFSLLICLPDGMAHPDSAGTGTVMRTAKLGEYAEKAGFAAVDVLPIEDFGFWRFYRLTA encoded by the coding sequence GTGACCGAAGCGGAGCAATCCAGTGAGCAGTTCGCCGACCGGTTGTTCGGGGCCGCGCTCGGGGCCATCGATATTCTCGCGGTGCATCTCGGGGATCGGCTCGGCTGGTATCGGGCGTTGGTCGAGGGTGGGCCCGCGGATGCGGGTGAGTTGATCGCGCGGGCGGGTGGGGATCGCCGTTATGCGCAGGAGTGGCTCGAGCAGCAGGCGGCTACCGAGATTCTGACGGTCACCGCGGACGGGAAATTCGTGTTGCCCGGCGGTGCTGCCGAGGTTCTCACCGACCCGAAAAGCCTCAATTACCTTGCGCCGCTTGCTCGTATGCTGGCCGGTGCCGCCGCCCAGATGCCCGCGCTCGTACGCGCCTATCGCGACGGCGGTGGCGTCGGATGGTCCGAATACGGCGCCGACATGCGCGAATCCCAGTCGGACATGAATCGCCCCTGGTTCGAACAGCGTCTCGCCACGGACCTGGCCGGGGTCGCCGATGTCCACGCGCTGCTCTCGCGCCCCGGTGCCATGGCGGCCGACATCGGCTCAGGCGGCGGCTGGTCCGCGATCGCCCTTGCCCGCGCCTACCCGGACCTGGCGGTCGACGGCTACGACATCGACCAGCCCTCGGTGCGAATGGCCACCGAGAACGCCGCCGAACTCGGCGACCGCGTCCGCTTCCACCACGCCGACGCAGCCACCGACCTCCCCGAATCCGCCTACGACGCGCTGTTCGCCTTCGAATGCCTGCACGACATGCCACACCCCGTCGAGGTGCTGACCTCGATGCGCAAAGCGCTGCGTCCGGGTGGTGCGGTGATCATCATGGACGAGGCCGTCGCTCCGGAATTCACCGCGCCGGCCAGCGATATCGACCGCCTGATGTACGGGTTCAGCCTGCTGATCTGCCTACCCGACGGCATGGCGCATCCCGACTCCGCGGGTACCGGCACCGTCATGCGCACCGCGAAACTGGGGGAATACGCCGAGAAGGCCGGTTTCGCCGCCGTGGACGTCCTCCCGATCGAGGACTTCGGATTCTGGCGTTTCTACCGGCTCACGGCCTGA
- a CDS encoding PTS sugar transporter subunit IIA: MSIPVLAPLPGKVVALSEVPDQVFAEQIVGSGIALDPDRTRGPLTVTAPIAGKILKLHPHAFVILGQGVGVLVHLGIDTVKLKGEGFELLATEGDTVEAGTPIVTFDPTNTAATGYSVICPVVVMDSPKDSIATDTIGTTVEPGSLLFDSP; the protein is encoded by the coding sequence GTGAGCATCCCGGTCCTCGCCCCGCTGCCCGGCAAGGTCGTGGCCCTGTCCGAGGTCCCTGATCAGGTCTTCGCCGAGCAGATCGTCGGCTCCGGCATCGCGCTGGACCCCGACCGCACCCGCGGCCCCCTGACGGTGACGGCCCCCATCGCAGGCAAAATCCTCAAACTCCACCCCCACGCCTTCGTCATCCTCGGCCAAGGCGTCGGCGTCCTGGTCCACCTGGGCATCGACACGGTGAAACTCAAAGGCGAAGGCTTCGAACTCCTAGCCACCGAAGGCGACACCGTAGAAGCCGGCACCCCCATCGTCACCTTCGACCCGACGAACACCGCCGCCACCGGCTACTCGGTCATCTGCCCCGTCGTAGTCATGGACTCACCCAAAGACTCCATCGCCACCGACACCATCGGCACCACCGTCGAACCGGGCAGCCTCCTGTTCGATTCGCCGTAG
- a CDS encoding glucose PTS transporter subunit EIIB → MSKAEAIVQGLGGADNIVEIEACITRLRTEVKDGSKVDEAALKAAGAHGVLKSGTVVQVVVGPEADTLADDIEDIL, encoded by the coding sequence ATGTCCAAAGCGGAAGCGATCGTCCAGGGCCTTGGCGGCGCGGACAACATCGTCGAGATCGAGGCCTGCATCACCCGGTTGCGCACCGAGGTGAAGGACGGAAGCAAGGTCGACGAAGCCGCTCTCAAGGCCGCCGGCGCACACGGCGTCCTCAAGTCGGGCACGGTCGTGCAGGTCGTCGTCGGCCCCGAAGCCGACACCCTCGCCGACGACATCGAGGACATTCTGTGA
- a CDS encoding PTS transporter subunit EIIC, whose product MTAVTDTPKQESKVFAGLQRLGRSLMLPIAVLPAAGILLRIGQDDLLGRFSALESTASVISAAGQAVFTWLPLIFAVGIAIGWAKKADGSTALAAVVGYMVINGVFEAMSPIVLEGKTDPKGAQALINYGVLAGIVMGLLSAILWQRFYRTKLPDFLGFFNGRRLVPILTAFTGLIVGVGMAFLYPAFNSALTWVGETVADNTVIGGGIYGAANRLLIPTGLHHILNSTVWFLVGDYTDASGQLVRGDLNRFFAGDPSAGTFMTGFFPIMMFALPAAALAIWRNARPSQKKLVGGIMLSTGLTAFVTGITEPLEFSFMFVAWPLYVVHAILTGTSMALVNALGIHDGFTFSAGAIDYLLNFGKATDAWLLIPIGLGYAVIYYVLFSFVIKKWNLRTPGREAETDVEAGVPDAALVEAETALTATGDTRTDAPSVAEVETKLDKKLEGE is encoded by the coding sequence ATGACTGCCGTTACCGACACACCCAAACAAGAATCGAAGGTGTTCGCGGGATTGCAGCGCCTCGGTCGCAGCCTCATGCTGCCGATCGCGGTGCTCCCCGCGGCAGGCATCCTGCTGCGCATCGGACAGGACGATCTCCTCGGCCGCTTCTCCGCGCTGGAGAGCACCGCCTCGGTCATCTCGGCCGCCGGGCAGGCCGTGTTCACCTGGTTGCCGCTGATCTTCGCCGTCGGCATCGCGATCGGCTGGGCGAAGAAGGCCGACGGGTCGACGGCGCTGGCCGCGGTGGTCGGTTACATGGTGATCAACGGCGTGTTCGAAGCGATGTCACCGATCGTGCTCGAAGGGAAAACGGACCCGAAGGGCGCGCAGGCGCTGATCAACTACGGCGTCCTCGCCGGCATCGTGATGGGTCTGCTGTCGGCCATATTGTGGCAGCGGTTCTACCGTACGAAGCTGCCCGATTTCCTCGGCTTCTTCAACGGCAGGCGGCTGGTGCCGATCCTGACCGCGTTCACCGGCCTCATCGTCGGTGTCGGCATGGCGTTCCTGTACCCGGCCTTCAACTCCGCGCTCACCTGGGTGGGTGAGACCGTCGCGGACAACACCGTCATCGGTGGCGGCATCTACGGTGCGGCCAACCGCCTGCTCATCCCGACCGGCCTGCACCACATCCTGAACTCCACGGTCTGGTTCCTCGTCGGCGACTACACCGACGCCTCCGGCCAGCTCGTGCGCGGTGACCTCAACCGCTTCTTCGCCGGTGATCCGAGCGCGGGCACCTTCATGACCGGCTTCTTCCCGATCATGATGTTCGCGCTTCCCGCTGCCGCGCTGGCCATCTGGCGCAACGCGCGCCCGTCGCAGAAGAAGCTGGTCGGCGGCATCATGCTCTCCACCGGGCTGACCGCGTTCGTCACGGGCATCACCGAGCCGCTCGAGTTCTCGTTCATGTTCGTGGCGTGGCCGCTGTACGTGGTGCACGCGATCTTGACGGGCACGTCGATGGCGCTGGTGAACGCGCTCGGTATCCACGACGGATTCACGTTCTCCGCGGGGGCGATCGACTACCTGCTGAACTTCGGTAAGGCCACCGACGCCTGGCTGCTGATCCCGATCGGGCTCGGCTACGCGGTGATCTACTACGTGCTGTTCAGCTTCGTGATCAAGAAGTGGAACCTGCGCACGCCCGGTCGCGAGGCGGAGACCGATGTCGAGGCCGGTGTGCCCGACGCGGCCCTGGTCGAAGCGGAGACTGCCCTGACGGCCACGGGCGATACTCGAACCGACGCGCCCTCTGTCGCCGAAGTCGAAACGAAGCTGGACAAGAAACTGGAAGGTGAGTGA
- a CDS encoding HPr family phosphocarrier protein yields the protein MSTRTVIVGSEVGLHARPAAKLTQAVQAAGVPVRISLRGGEPVDAASVLAVMTLGAGHGAEVTLHAEGADAVLDQLAALIASDLDAA from the coding sequence ATGAGCACCCGCACCGTCATCGTCGGATCCGAGGTGGGACTGCACGCGCGGCCCGCCGCGAAGCTCACGCAGGCCGTGCAGGCCGCGGGGGTGCCGGTGCGGATTTCGTTGAGAGGTGGTGAACCGGTCGACGCGGCCAGCGTGCTCGCGGTGATGACGCTGGGCGCGGGCCACGGGGCCGAGGTGACCCTGCACGCCGAGGGCGCCGACGCGGTGCTGGACCAGCTGGCCGCACTCATCGCCTCGGATCTGGACGCCGCCTGA
- the ptsP gene encoding phosphoenolpyruvate--protein phosphotransferase encodes MPEQVIRGLGVSPGVVCAPWLRFGSQLETSAKDPVGGSVADELARVKDALGGVADEMTARAARVSGVAAEILSMSATMARDPGIVAATEKELAAGMPTAHAVHLAFEGFCAKLEALGGYMAERATDLRDIGGRTVAVLLGLPMPGIPEPGYPFVLVARDLAPADTAMLGDSDVVGLLTTEGGPTSHTAILAKSLALPAVVNCPDTDRLVDGVPVLLDGTTGEVVIDPSPAHQQAALEQAAADKARIAAASGPGHTADGTPVHLLVNIGTVDDAAKAGPVDSEGVGLFRTEFMYLGKTSAPSLDEQTASYTAVLEQFAGRRVVVRTLDAGSDKPLPFLDLGTEENPALGVRGLRIGTVFPETLATQLTALARAGEATGADLWVMAPMVATADEAAGFAALARESGLTKVGAMIEIPAAALRAADLLAHLDFVSIGTNDLSQYTCAVDRMAGGLAQLLDPWQPAVLDLIAMVGAAGAAAGKSVGVCGEAASDPTLAPVLVGLGVTSLSMSVPALPAVRAALAAVDRQRCQDAADAACAARNPQAGRAAVAAIIGRA; translated from the coding sequence ATGCCGGAACAGGTGATCCGTGGCCTCGGCGTGAGCCCGGGCGTGGTCTGCGCGCCGTGGTTGCGGTTCGGATCGCAGCTCGAGACGTCGGCGAAGGATCCCGTCGGCGGCTCGGTCGCCGACGAGCTGGCGCGGGTGAAGGACGCGCTCGGTGGCGTGGCCGACGAGATGACCGCCAGGGCCGCGCGCGTGAGTGGAGTCGCGGCGGAGATTCTCTCGATGTCGGCGACGATGGCCCGCGATCCGGGCATCGTCGCCGCCACCGAGAAGGAGCTCGCCGCCGGGATGCCGACAGCGCACGCGGTGCATCTGGCGTTCGAGGGGTTCTGCGCGAAGCTGGAAGCGCTCGGCGGGTACATGGCCGAGCGGGCGACCGATCTGCGCGATATCGGCGGGCGGACCGTCGCGGTGCTGCTCGGGCTGCCGATGCCGGGCATTCCGGAGCCGGGGTATCCGTTCGTGCTGGTCGCGCGGGATCTCGCGCCCGCCGATACGGCGATGCTCGGTGACAGTGATGTGGTCGGGTTGCTCACCACCGAGGGTGGGCCGACCAGCCATACCGCGATTCTCGCGAAATCCCTCGCGCTGCCCGCGGTGGTGAACTGCCCGGATACCGACCGGCTCGTCGACGGCGTGCCGGTGCTGCTCGACGGCACCACCGGTGAGGTCGTGATCGATCCGAGTCCCGCGCATCAGCAGGCCGCTCTCGAACAGGCAGCGGCGGACAAGGCACGGATCGCGGCGGCCAGCGGGCCGGGACATACCGCTGACGGGACCCCGGTGCATCTGCTGGTGAACATCGGCACCGTCGATGACGCGGCGAAGGCCGGACCTGTCGACAGTGAGGGGGTGGGCCTGTTCCGTACCGAGTTCATGTATCTCGGGAAGACGTCCGCGCCGTCGCTGGACGAGCAGACCGCCTCGTACACAGCGGTTCTCGAACAGTTCGCCGGTCGACGAGTCGTGGTGCGGACGCTCGATGCCGGGTCGGACAAACCGCTGCCGTTTCTCGATCTCGGCACTGAGGAGAATCCGGCACTGGGCGTGCGCGGGCTGCGGATCGGCACGGTGTTCCCGGAGACTCTCGCCACGCAGCTCACGGCACTTGCCCGTGCGGGCGAGGCCACCGGAGCCGATCTGTGGGTGATGGCGCCGATGGTCGCCACCGCGGACGAAGCCGCCGGATTCGCCGCGCTCGCAAGGGAATCCGGGTTGACCAAGGTCGGGGCGATGATCGAGATCCCGGCGGCCGCGCTGCGCGCCGCTGATCTGCTCGCGCATCTCGACTTCGTGAGCATCGGAACTAACGATCTGAGCCAGTACACGTGCGCGGTGGATCGCATGGCGGGCGGGCTCGCGCAGCTACTCGATCCGTGGCAACCCGCGGTGCTCGATCTGATCGCAATGGTCGGTGCCGCCGGTGCCGCGGCGGGCAAGTCAGTCGGGGTGTGTGGTGAGGCAGCCTCGGATCCGACGTTGGCGCCGGTGCTGGTAGGGCTCGGGGTGACGAGTTTGTCTATGTCGGTGCCCGCGTTGCCGGCGGTGCGCGCGGCGTTGGCCGCGGTGGATAGGCAGCGGTGCCAGGACGCGGCCGATGCGGCGTGCGCGGCGCGGAATCCGCAGGCGGGACGGGCGGCGGTCGCGGCGATCATCGGGCGGGCGTGA
- a CDS encoding N-acetylglucosamine-6-phosphate deacetylase, whose translation MRGRLVGTAEGEIADGVAEFEDGLISWVGKVANHPAPERLPVSSDDLVLPGLIDLHCHGGAGFGFPNADAEGARVAAAHHRAHGTTGLMGSLVSDQPEVLVAQAALLAGLVEEGALLGVHLEGPFINALRCGAQDPAAIIPGDPELFERIYAAARGTVRSMTLAPETAHFEELLAAMRRHDVLPSLGHTDADAATTAARIAEAGDGPITATHLFNGMPTLHHRSPGPVAACLAAAGRGEMVVELIADGVHLAPETVAMVFDTVGPDQIALVSDAMAAAGMSDGDYRLGALDVQVHDGVARLATHDGSPGAIAGGTARLVDVLRWTVDVAGIPLLDAVVAATRTPARVLGLEGERGSLTVGARADILVTDQSLRPRRVLVAGTEGI comes from the coding sequence GTGCGCGGTCGTCTCGTCGGGACCGCCGAAGGTGAGATCGCGGACGGTGTCGCCGAATTCGAGGACGGACTGATCAGCTGGGTCGGCAAGGTGGCGAATCATCCCGCACCCGAACGACTTCCAGTGTCCAGCGACGACCTCGTGCTGCCGGGATTGATCGATCTGCACTGTCACGGTGGGGCCGGGTTCGGGTTTCCCAATGCCGACGCGGAGGGGGCTCGAGTCGCGGCGGCTCACCATCGGGCTCACGGCACCACCGGGTTGATGGGGAGTTTGGTGTCGGATCAGCCGGAGGTGCTGGTCGCGCAGGCCGCGTTGCTGGCTGGTCTGGTCGAGGAGGGGGCGCTGCTCGGGGTGCATCTCGAAGGGCCGTTTATCAACGCGCTCCGCTGTGGCGCACAGGATCCCGCGGCGATCATTCCAGGCGACCCCGAGTTGTTCGAGCGGATCTATGCGGCCGCGCGCGGCACGGTGCGGTCGATGACGTTGGCGCCCGAGACCGCGCATTTCGAGGAGCTGCTGGCCGCGATGCGCCGCCATGATGTGCTGCCGAGCCTCGGGCACACCGATGCCGATGCCGCGACCACCGCCGCGCGCATCGCCGAGGCCGGCGACGGCCCTATCACCGCTACGCATTTGTTCAACGGGATGCCGACGCTGCATCATCGCTCCCCCGGTCCGGTCGCCGCCTGTCTGGCCGCAGCCGGACGGGGCGAGATGGTGGTCGAATTGATCGCTGACGGGGTACATCTCGCGCCGGAGACGGTGGCGATGGTGTTCGACACCGTCGGCCCGGATCAGATCGCGCTGGTGTCCGATGCGATGGCGGCGGCGGGCATGAGCGACGGCGACTACCGGCTGGGCGCCCTCGATGTTCAGGTCCACGACGGCGTCGCGCGGCTGGCGACCCACGACGGTTCGCCAGGGGCGATCGCGGGCGGCACCGCACGGCTCGTCGATGTGCTGCGCTGGACCGTCGACGTCGCGGGAATACCCCTGCTCGACGCGGTCGTCGCCGCGACGCGAACCCCCGCTCGGGTCCTCGGTCTCGAGGGCGAACGCGGCAGTCTCACCGTCGGCGCGCGTGCCGACATTCTTGTCACCGACCAGTCATTGCGACCGCGGCGGGTGCTCGTCGCCGGAACGGAAGGAATCTGA
- the nagB gene encoding glucosamine-6-phosphate deaminase → MEIVIRADENAVASTVADIVGGYVRGGNAILGLATGSSPLGSYQELARRYREGELDFTTASAFLLDEYVGLPKDHPQSYFSVIRSEFVDHVNLDPARVLSPNGEAGDVAGEGRRYDAAIAAAGGVDVQLLGIGTDGHIGFNEPGSALTSRTRVKTLTEQTRKDNARFFDGPEDVPHHVLTQGLGTINEAGHLVMIALGAGKADAIAAAAEGPLSAFCPASVMQWHPHVTVVIDEAAASKLKLADYYKYALANKPAWQSF, encoded by the coding sequence ATGGAGATCGTGATCCGGGCTGACGAAAACGCCGTGGCCAGTACGGTCGCCGATATCGTCGGCGGCTACGTGCGGGGCGGCAACGCGATCCTCGGTTTGGCGACCGGGTCGTCGCCGCTGGGCAGCTATCAGGAGCTGGCGCGCCGCTACCGCGAGGGCGAGCTGGACTTCACCACCGCGAGCGCTTTCCTGCTCGACGAGTACGTCGGTTTGCCCAAAGACCATCCGCAGTCGTATTTTTCGGTGATCCGGTCGGAGTTCGTCGACCATGTGAACCTGGATCCCGCACGGGTGCTGAGCCCGAACGGCGAGGCCGGTGATGTCGCGGGCGAGGGCCGCCGGTACGACGCCGCCATCGCCGCCGCCGGCGGGGTCGACGTGCAATTGCTGGGAATAGGCACCGACGGACACATCGGGTTCAACGAGCCCGGCTCGGCGCTGACCTCGCGCACGCGGGTGAAGACGCTGACCGAACAGACGCGCAAGGACAACGCGCGCTTTTTCGACGGTCCGGAGGATGTGCCGCATCACGTGCTCACCCAGGGCCTCGGCACCATCAACGAAGCCGGGCATCTGGTGATGATCGCGCTCGGCGCGGGCAAGGCCGATGCGATCGCCGCTGCCGCCGAAGGACCGCTGTCGGCGTTCTGCCCGGCCTCGGTCATGCAGTGGCATCCCCACGTCACCGTGGTGATCGACGAGGCCGCGGCGAGCAAGCTGAAGTTGGCGGACTACTACAAGTACGCGCTGGCGAACAAGCCCGCCTGGCAGTCGTTCTGA
- a CDS encoding copper homeostasis protein CutC, with the protein MTALEFAVQDAAGALGARRVGADRVELCAALGGTGGLTPSIGTIEAVVATGIPVHVLIRCRAGGFVYAEADELAVMNADARAAISAGAAGLVIGALTPGHQVDADGLCRVLDGVAVEDIELTFHRGIDQIRDREAALDTLIAAGVTRVLTSGGAATCAAGLDELAAMVGHAAGRIQIMAGGGITVGDIAALHRAGVDAIHLSARRVIADDGGPGGGSTGHEQLDEQLAAAVAAQLAATDLSGHPRA; encoded by the coding sequence GTGACCGCCCTCGAGTTCGCGGTGCAAGATGCGGCGGGCGCGCTCGGTGCTCGCCGCGTGGGGGCGGATCGGGTGGAATTGTGCGCGGCGCTGGGTGGTACGGGTGGGCTCACGCCGAGTATCGGGACGATCGAGGCCGTGGTGGCAACCGGGATTCCCGTCCATGTGCTGATCCGGTGCCGGGCCGGGGGCTTCGTATATGCCGAGGCCGACGAACTGGCGGTGATGAACGCCGATGCGCGAGCGGCGATTTCGGCCGGTGCCGCCGGGTTGGTGATCGGCGCGCTCACCCCCGGCCACCAGGTCGATGCCGACGGGTTGTGCCGTGTTCTCGATGGCGTTGCTGTCGAAGACATAGAGCTGACCTTTCACCGTGGGATAGATCAGATTCGCGATCGCGAGGCCGCGTTGGACACCTTGATCGCCGCCGGCGTGACCAGGGTTCTCACCTCGGGAGGAGCGGCCACATGCGCCGCGGGGCTCGATGAACTCGCCGCGATGGTCGGCCACGCGGCAGGCCGCATCCAGATCATGGCGGGCGGCGGAATCACCGTCGGCGACATTGCGGCGCTACACCGGGCGGGTGTCGACGCGATCCACCTGTCAGCCCGACGTGTCATCGCCGACGACGGTGGGCCGGGCGGCGGCAGCACCGGCCACGAGCAACTGGACGAACAACTCGCCGCCGCCGTGGCCGCTCAACTGGCCGCCACGGACCTGTCCGGCCACCCGAGAGCCTGA
- a CDS encoding HD domain-containing protein: MESDQREIEAREFAIAAHGDQRYGVHPYVTHLAAVRGVLDDFGYGGELALAAWLHDVVEDTPVTAEEIESRFGRAVLDLVWAVTGIGPDRKARNQNAYTKIAAHPRAVILKLADRTANAEASPPASSWMGMYRTEHPTFKAHLGGLLADDPTVARMWERLDRRLDPSVAPPTDQWADIDQLVAAGEHDKAIAAVQAAFDCDPGEAELILAERA, translated from the coding sequence ATGGAGTCCGATCAGCGCGAAATCGAAGCACGGGAATTCGCCATCGCGGCACATGGCGACCAGCGCTACGGCGTCCATCCCTACGTCACCCATCTCGCGGCTGTTCGGGGTGTCCTCGACGATTTCGGCTACGGCGGTGAGCTCGCCCTCGCGGCGTGGCTCCACGACGTCGTCGAAGACACCCCCGTCACGGCGGAGGAGATCGAATCCCGTTTCGGCCGTGCGGTTCTCGATTTGGTCTGGGCGGTCACCGGCATCGGACCCGACCGCAAGGCGCGAAACCAGAACGCCTACACCAAGATCGCCGCCCACCCCAGAGCCGTGATCCTCAAACTCGCCGACCGCACCGCCAATGCCGAGGCCAGCCCACCCGCCAGCAGCTGGATGGGCATGTACCGCACCGAACACCCCACCTTCAAGGCCCACCTCGGCGGACTCCTCGCCGATGACCCCACCGTGGCCCGCATGTGGGAACGGCTCGACCGCCGCCTCGACCCGTCGGTGGCTCCGCCCACCGATCAGTGGGCCGACATCGATCAGTTGGTAGCGGCAGGCGAACACGACAAGGCCATCGCCGCGGTGCAGGCGGCCTTCGACTGCGACCCCGGCGAAGCGGAGTTGATCCTGGCCGAGCGCGCCTGA
- a CDS encoding class I SAM-dependent methyltransferase, whose product MTRTAAPDDELMSRNQLLTPMFVDDAGTGLVIAGLRRYNLFTAVFFLGRHRRLLAEFVTRSGARPGSRALDIGCGPGKLVRALGAAVGPNGAAVGVDPSATAVADNSARDRATHHRYVVGPAQSLPLSDAEFDVMTCTFVMHHIPESQRDAAIAEMWRVLRPGGRLLLADASPTPRMRAVLSRFLGRGGDPFADADIRHYTDRVEAVGFTDLSYTQSRDQTGILTALKPAAHH is encoded by the coding sequence GTGACGCGCACGGCGGCGCCCGACGATGAACTCATGTCCCGAAATCAGCTTCTCACGCCCATGTTCGTCGACGACGCCGGCACCGGTCTGGTCATCGCGGGCCTGCGCCGCTACAACCTCTTCACCGCAGTGTTCTTCCTGGGCAGGCATCGTCGTCTGCTCGCCGAGTTCGTCACCCGATCCGGTGCGCGCCCCGGCTCACGCGCGCTCGATATCGGTTGCGGGCCCGGCAAGCTGGTCCGCGCGCTCGGCGCAGCGGTCGGACCGAACGGCGCCGCCGTCGGTGTCGATCCCTCGGCCACGGCGGTCGCGGACAACAGCGCCCGGGATCGCGCCACGCACCATCGCTATGTGGTCGGCCCGGCGCAGTCGCTGCCCTTGTCGGATGCCGAGTTCGATGTCATGACCTGCACTTTCGTCATGCACCACATTCCCGAGTCACAGCGTGACGCCGCGATCGCCGAGATGTGGCGGGTGCTGCGACCGGGCGGGCGCCTGCTGCTCGCCGACGCGTCACCCACCCCTCGGATGCGGGCCGTGCTGTCCCGGTTCCTGGGCCGCGGCGGGGATCCGTTCGCCGACGCCGACATCCGCCACTACACCGACCGGGTCGAGGCCGTCGGCTTCACCGATCTCAGTTACACCCAGAGCCGGGACCAGACGGGCATCCTGACCGCGCTGAAACCCGCTGCCCACCACTGA
- a CDS encoding TetR/AcrR family transcriptional regulator, which produces MAEHPDRRVRRTRDTLHKALIELMIERGYDKVTVSDIIGRADVGRSTFYAHYRDKDDLLLVSCTEFLRREIIRTTTPGSPLAPLRVMFHLAAQYPEVYRPLIGPKATATVVRAYRQCVAELVGELLGEQPAGTIEFLSWALLGVLGPVIEPTAPTPPAQAWQRFETLALYGLTGSGDAGPATAGDAESPAPR; this is translated from the coding sequence ATGGCCGAGCACCCTGATCGCCGGGTTCGACGCACCAGGGACACGCTGCACAAGGCGCTGATCGAGCTGATGATCGAGCGCGGCTACGACAAGGTGACCGTGAGCGACATCATCGGCCGCGCCGACGTCGGGCGGTCCACCTTCTACGCGCACTACCGCGACAAGGACGACCTGCTGCTGGTGAGCTGCACCGAGTTCCTGCGCCGCGAGATCATCCGCACGACCACGCCTGGTTCTCCGCTCGCGCCGCTGCGGGTGATGTTCCATCTCGCCGCGCAGTATCCCGAGGTGTATCGCCCGTTGATCGGGCCGAAGGCGACCGCCACCGTCGTGCGCGCCTATCGGCAGTGTGTCGCCGAGCTGGTCGGTGAACTCCTCGGTGAGCAACCGGCGGGCACGATCGAGTTCCTGTCGTGGGCTCTGCTCGGCGTGCTGGGTCCGGTGATCGAGCCGACCGCGCCGACTCCTCCCGCCCAGGCGTGGCAACGGTTCGAAACGCTCGCGCTGTACGGGCTCACCGGCTCCGGCGATGCAGGTCCGGCCACGGCGGGCGACGCAGAATCGCCAGCGCCGCGATGA